Proteins from one Nitrososphaerota archaeon genomic window:
- a CDS encoding Ni/Fe hydrogenase subunit alpha: protein VNDGLLNMVEMAFRPYDPCLACGTHALLGQMPLEVNIYDSKKRLYKRIARG, encoded by the coding sequence GTCAACGATGGGTTACTCAACATGGTTGAGATGGCCTTCAGACCGTATGACCCCTGCTTAGCCTGCGGTACACACGCATTACTAGGGCAGATGCCTCTGGAAGTCAACATCTACGATAGCAAGAAGCGGCTCTACAAGAGGATCGCAAGAGGCTAA